GTCGGCCTCGCGAATCACCTCACTCGGGAAGGTGTCGCGGAGTTCGAACTCCTCGAACAGCTCCTCGCGTTTGTTCTGGAGGTGACGATCTAGCTCCTCGTCGATTTGCACGGGACCCTGAGCCTCGGCGCTGCCGGGCTTGGGCGAATCGTCGGTCATGAACGAAGTTGGACGGGCCGTCAGTTAGGCGTTCCGTCGCGGCTGGGCCGCGGGGAGAGCGCGCAGTCCGTGGGTAGTGAGCCGATACTCGCAAGCGGGTCTCTCTGCGGTCGTACTGAGCATCGGGTTGGTGGACACTCGCGGCGTCCGGTCACCGCTCGCTTTCCTGTCTGGATTCGGTCGCCAGGTCGGTGTAGCGGGCGAGAAACTCAGCGCGGTCACACTCGCCGGCACCGCTTTCTTCCAACATCGCTTCGAGGTCGCCCCGCGGCTGGTGGTCGGTGTCGCGGTAACAGGACTTGCACAGAAACTCGAACTCCTTCTCTCGGCGGTCGTACCGGTCGCCGTGTTTGTCGTACTCGCGGGCGTCAGAGCGGGCGACCGTCTCGCCACAGGCGATACAGGTCACCTGTGTCGAGCGGTCGCGGCGTCCCCACATGAGACCCTGTAACGCGGGGGGTCACTTATTCTCACCGGAGACCGCGTTCGGTCTCCCACGCCCGGAGCAAGCCGGCCAGCGTGGACGCGACCGGCGTCGGCTCCGCGTGGTCTGCGACCGGGCCGACGATGGCGTCGACCTCGGTCCGGCGCTGTGCGTCGATGTCCTGCAGCATCGACGACCGGTTCGCTCGCGTGTTCCGGGCGACCCGGTCGACCGCGTCGGTCGCCGTCTCGTCGGCGAGGTCGATTCCCTCGCTCCGGGCGACGGTCGCCGTCTCGCGGGCCGCGGCCGCGGCGACCGGCCCCGCGGGCCCGTCGACCAGCGCGCCGTTCTCGGTGCGGGCGAGTGCCGTCGTCGCGTTGATGCCGACGTTGACCGCGAGTTTCCGCCACAAGAGCCGAGGCATCTCGTCGCTGGCCGTCGCGTCGAGCCCGGCCGCGTCGAACGCGTCGGCGACGCGGTCTGCCCACGCGCTCGGCCCGCCGTCCGGGTCGCCGACGGTGATGGTCCCCTCACCGGTGTAGGCGACGACGCCGGGGTCACTGCGCCGTGCCCCGTAGGTGCAGGTGCCGGCGAGCACCGGACAGTCGAGTCGGTCACGGAGGAGCGACTCGTTCCCGAGCCCGTTCTGGAGTGAGAGCACACAGCCGGTGTCGGTGTCGGCGAGGGTGGCGGCCGCGCTCGCCGTGTCGAACGCCTTCGTCGTCACGAGCGCGAGGTCACACCTCGCCGGTGCGGTCGTTTCGGCGTCGGGATGGACCGTCGTGTCGACGACGCCGGTCACGCGAAGCCCGTGGTCGTGAATCGCGCTGACGTGCGGGTCGCGCCCGACGAGCGTGACCCGGTGCTCGCGTGCGAGCAACCCTCCGAGCAGCGAGCCGAGACTGCCGGCTCCGACGACGACGACGTGCATACCGCAGCGAACACCGGTGTGAGCAAAAAGCCCCGGACGGCCGACGGCTACGTTTCGGTGGTCGTCTCGTCGAGTTCCTTGTCGCCGACGTAGATGGCCGCGCCGTCCTGGACGACCTTCTCGGCGAGCACGGCACACTTGATGCGCATCGGCGAGATCTCGACGCCGAGCATCTCGACGATGTCGTCGCGGTCCATCTCCCGGACGGCGTCGAGGGTCATCCCCTGTAGCTCCGTCGAGAGGAGACTCGCGGACGCCTGTGAGATGGCACAGCCGTCGCCGATGAAGGAGACGCCGGCGATGGTCTCGTCGTCGTCTTCGAGGTTCACGAACAGCTTGATGGTGTCGCCACACATCGGATTCTCGCCGACGTGTTCGAACGTCGCGTCGTCTACCTCGCCGTAGTTGCGTGGATTCTTGTAGTGGTCAAGAATCTGCTGGCGATACATATCGGAGCCAGTTCCCATGATACCATTTATTCGGGAATCACGGCCAAAAGGGTTGTCCTGCGCCAGAACTGTCAGAAAGATACAAATACCGCGAGAGACAGTGACGGGTGTATGACACGCCCTTCCATGACGCGCCGGACGGTGCTGTCGGCGCTCGGCGTCGCAGCGGCGGCCGGTGTCACCGGCGTCGGTGCCGCGACGGCGACACGACAGCAGGCGCTCGAACCGACACACACCGTCGAGGTGCCGGGAACACAGGAAGTCACCGTCGCCGACGACGAGGTCCACGCGTTCGTCGCCGCCGGTGACGGGCTCGTCGTCGTCGACACCGACGCCGGCGAGGTGGTCGCCCGCCGGCGCGAACTGCTCGCCGACCGCGAGAACGGTCCCGTCTCCAGTTACGCCGACTGCGTGTACGACGACGGAATGCTCGCGCTCGTCGGTCGCATCAACGGGCCGGCCGACGCGCTCAACGGGATCGTCGTCTTCGACGTGAGCGACCCGACGAATCCGACCCAACAGCGGTTCATCGCGACGAACCACGGCATCCACAACGCCGCGATGTCGGGGACGACGGTGTACGCGACGGCCGCCGGCATCGCGCCCGACTCGCCGATTATCGCCTACGACGCCACCAACGGCGACGAGCTCGGCCGGTGGTCGGTGCTCGATGCCGGCGACGGCTGGAGCGACGTGTGGCAGTATTACCGAATCAGCCACGACATCTACGCCGACGGCGACACCCTGTACACCTCACAGTGGGACGCCGGGACGTGGCGTATCGACGCCAGCGACCCCGCGTCGATGACGGCCGAGGCGAAGATCGGCGGGCTCTCCCAGTCGGAGTTGGCCGAACGCGAGACGGGCAACACGACCCAGTACATCGAGATGCCGGCGAACCACCACGTCGCCGCCCCGCATCCCGAGCGCCCGCTCGTGGCCGTCGGACACGAGGCGTTCGACTCCCCGGAGACCGAGACCAGCGGTGCTCCGGCCGGTATCACCGTCTGGGACATCTCCGACATGGAGAATCCACGCCAGGTGCAGTCGCTCGCGCCGCCGGTGCTCGAGGACAACCGACGCTCCACCGCCCACAACATCCGCTGGCGGGGCGACCGGCTCTACACCTCGTTCTACTACGGGGGCGCGAAGGTGTACGACCTCTCGGACGTGACCGACCCGCAGGTCGTCGGCGAGTACCAGCAGCCGAACGAGGCGCAGTTCTGGGCGGCCGTCCCGAACGAGGGGGGCTTCGTCGCCTCCTCGATGGGTGGCCAGACCAGCGACGGGGAGTCGTTCCCGGCACAGCTGTACGTGTTCCCGGAGCCGTCGGGCGAGGAGACCGCGCCCGCCGAGATCGGTGCCTGGCCCGGCCAGTCGAACGCGACGGTGAATCAGGTGTCGACGCCGACGCCGACACCCACCCCGACACCGACGCCGACGCCGGAGCCGACGGCCACTCCGACGGCGACGGAGACCGCGACAGCGACCGAGTCGGCGACGGAGACGAGCGGGAGCCAGCCCGGCTTCGGCGTGCTCGCGGCGCTGGCCGGCGGTGTCGTCGGAGCCTCGCGGCTCCTGCGCGGTGAGGAAAGCGAGTAAGGAAAACACCGCGGCGCTACGCAGACGCCACACCTCAACGACGGCTGTTCAGTCACCGGCGCGAACGAAGTGAGCGCCGGCTGCGTTTTTCATGAACGTTTTGCAGCCGAGTGGATTGCCGGCTACGCCGGCAATCTATTCCGTGGCGGCGGAGCCGCCACGCGGTGCGCTTCGCGCACCCGAGGCTGGAAAAGGTTCTCAGGCGAAGATCTGGCGCGCCTCGTCGACGGCCTCGACGAGCGCGTCGACCTCCTCGCGGGTGTTGTACAGATAGAAGGACGCGCGAGCGGAGGCGCTGGCTCCGAGCACGTCGTGGAGCGGCTGGGTGCAGTGGTCGCCGGCGCGAATCGCGACGCCGTAGTCGTTGACGATGGACGCGAGGTCGTGGGCGTGGACGCCGTCGATGTTGAACGCGACGAGCGGACTGCGCTCGTCGGGACCGGGCCCGTAGATTTCCACGTCGTCGTACTCGGAGAGCTGCTCGTAGGCGTACGCCGCCAGGTCGGTCGAGTGGTCGTGGATGCGGTCGATACCCACGTCCTGAACGTACTCGACGGCCTCGGCGAACGCAATCCCCTCCGAGATGGACGGGGTGCCGGCCTCGAACTTCCACGGCAGCTCGTTGAAGTCGGTGTCCTCGAACGTCACTTTGAGAATCATGTCGCCGCCGTAGAGATACGGCTCCATGGCGTCGAGAATCTCCTCTTTCCCGTAGAGTGCGCCGATACCGGTCGGACCGCACATCTTGTGAGCGGAGAAGGCGAAGAAGTCACAGTCGAGTTCCTGCACGTCGACGGCCATGTGCGGGGCCGACTGCGCGCCGTCGACGAAGATGTAGGAATCGTGGTCGTGGGCGATGTCGGCGAGCGTCGAGACGGGGTTGACGGTGCCGAGCGTGTTGGAGGCGTGGACGACACTCACCATCTTGGTGTCGTCGGTGATGAGCTCGCGGGCGGCGTCCATATCCAGGTTGCCGTCGTCGGTGATGGGGATGTAGCGACACTCGGCACCGGTCTTCTTCGCGATCTGTTGCCAGGTGACGAGCGAGGCGTGGTGTTCCATCTCCGTAAGAACGACCTCGTCGCCGGGACCGAGTTCGTTGAGTCCCCACGCGTAGGCGACGAGGTTCATCGCTTCCGTCGTGTTCTTCGTGAAGACGATCTCCTCGCGGCCGGCCGCGCCGATGAAGTCGGCGACGGTGTCGTGGGCCTCCTCGTAGGCGATGGAGGCCTCCTGACTCAGGTTGTGGATGCCGCGGTGGACGTTGGCGTTGTACTCGTAGTAGTAGTCGGTGATGGACTCGACGACGCGTTCGGGCGTCTGTGAGGTGGCGGCGTTGTCGAGATACACGAGCGGCGTGCCGTCGAACTCGCGGTCCAAGATTGGAAACTCCTCGCGGCGGGCGCTCACGTCGAGTGGCGCGGAGTGGACTCCCATTACTACATGAAGGGTACGAGACCGTAACACTCCTTCGGTCGCGGGGGTCTCAGGCGTCCGTCGCGGCCCGTATCGCCTTCACCAGCCCGTCGCGTTCGATCCCGACGAACAGCGCGTCCTCCCCGTCGAGGACGGCGACGACCGGGCGGTCGAAGTCCCCCTGTTCGGGGTGGTCGGTCGTCGGGACGGCAGCGTCACCGAGGTTCGTCGCGGTCGCTGTCGGGACGCGCACGGCGAACCGCGCGGCCGGCAGCGGCTCTCTGACGGCGAGTAAGGTGGCCGCCACGTCGCTCGTGCCGAACGACTCCCCGCCCGCCTCCACGATGTCGCGGCTGTTCTCGGCGTACGGCGTCGCGGCGGCGATACCCGTCGTCTCCACGTCCTCCAGTCGGTGTTCGAGGTCGGCGACGTGTTCGCGGGTCGGCTCGCGGGCCGCCTCGTTGTCGAGGGCGACGAGGTGGTTCACCGTTCCCGGGCCGTGGCCGACGTCGTGGTGGTAGCGAATCGCCCGCTCCATGAACGTGACCGAGGCCTCGACCGCCGAGACGAGTCCCTCACCCTGCGCGAGGCGGGCGGCGATGGCAGCCGAGAGGGTGCACCCGGAGCCGTGGGTGGCGTCGGTGTCGACGCGGGGGTGCGAGAAGATTTCGGAGCCGTCGGGCGTGACGAGCACGTCGTGGACGGTCTCGTCGGTGCCGTGGCCCCCCTTCACCAGGGCCGCGCCAGCGCCCATGTTGAGCAGGCGTTCGCCAACCTCGACTTGTTCGTCGGGACCGTCGGGGTCGAGTCCGGTGAGGACGGCCGCCTCGTCGGTGTTCGGCGTGACGAGCGTGGCGGCGGCGACGAGCGACTCGTAGGACTCCTCGGCGTCCGCCGAGAGCAGCCGGTCGCCGGAGGTGGCGACCATGACGGGGTCGACGACGACCGGGAAGGGCGCCTCGCGGACGAACCGGGCCACCTGCTCGACGGTTTCGGCGGTCGCGAGCATCCCTGTCTTGGCGGCGCGCACGTCGAAATCCTCGGTGACGGCGTCGTACTGGGCGGCGATGTCGTCGTTCGGAACGAGGTGTGACCCCTCGACGCCCTGCGTGTTCTGTGCGGTGACGGCGGTGAGGACGCTGGTGGCGAACGCGCCGGTCGCCTCGATGGTTTTCGTGTCGGCCTGAATCCCCGCGCCGCCGCCCGAATCGCTGCCGGCAATCGTGAGCGCGACGGGCGTCTCCGAGGGTGCCGTCGCGCGCGGCTCGTCGCTCATACGTACTCTATCACGCACCGCGGTGTTAGTGGTATCGGCCACCCTCACAGGTCGCCGGCACGCGCACGCCGGGTCCACTTCGGCCCGGCCCGCCGGTAGCCGACGACCCCGAGCAGCCCGGCGACGAGCGAGAGGGCGACCGCGGCGAGCGAGATGCGCGTCGGCGCGAGCGGATACGCGATGGCGAGCACGACCAGCGGGAGCAGAACGGCCATGATGGCCCCGGAGAAGGCCATGAACACGGGCGTGTCGAACAGCAGTTCCGTGGGTCGAAGCCCGGCGACGTAGGCCGTCACGCCGAAGACGTAGATCGCGACGGGGACGTACACCGCCGCGCCGACGAGCAGTGAGGTCGGCCCGAAGACGACCGAGCCGAGCGCGAGATAGAAGCCGCCCGCCGGTATCGCGAGCAGGAGGAACGCCCACAGTTTCGCCTCGAACACCGCCGCGAGGTCGATTGGGTAGGTCCCGAAGAAGGCCGCGTCGTCGTACTGACACAGCCAGTTGTAGGTGGTGAAGGCTCCAAGCGCGAGCACGGCCCCGAGGGTGAGCCCCGGCGAGGGTCGGACCCCGACGAGGATGTCGGGGATGTACCCGAGTAAGATTGCGACGACCCCGAAGATGAGCCCCTGTGAGAGCAACACCTTCCAGAGACTCCCCGACGAGCGGGCCACGTCGAGCAGCGACTTCGCGAGCAACCCCTGCTCGTCGCGCTCCCCAAACAGGTCGGTGAGCCGGCGGAACTGATTGCCCGCCGTCCGCGTGGTGCCGGTTCGGTCGAACTCGAACAGCGAGAAGCCGACGACCGCCGCGAGAAGCGGGACGGCGACCGAGACGGCGAGCCGGGTAAGTGACGGGTCGGCGTAGAGTCCGAAGGGTGTGAACGCGACGACGAGGTCCGGGCGGAACAGGCCGCCGGCGAGCGCGCCCGCGCCGACGAGTGCGGCGAGCAGCCGGCTCCGGGTCGCGAGGCCGACGAGCAGCAGCGAGGTACCGACGCCGAAGGCGAAGGCGAGCCACGCGCTCGCGAGCAGCCGCGGGAGCGCCGTGACAGAGAGGTCGGCGAGGACGACCAGCGGCGCGACACCGACGACCAGCGGCGCGATGAACAGGACGGCGTAGTAGAGTACGTCCTTGCCGACGAAGACGGCGAGCAGGCGACGCTCGCTCACCGGGAGCGTCCGGGCCGAGAAGACGAGCAGGGTCACGTCGCCGAGCAGGTCACCGAGCGCGTCGCGTCCGACGAGTCCGATGGAGCCGACCTGGAGCCCGACGAGCGCGACGACGACATGGAGGCCGGCGAGCAGGGTCTCGGTCTCGGAGCCGGCGAGCGCGAAGAAGGCGGCCGTTCCGGCGGCGAGCGCGGCGAGGAAGACGGGGAAGGCGGCAAAGCGCCAGCCTCCGAACAGCCGAGCGTGCATCCGCCACTCCTCGCGCAGCAGTTGGTCGAACAGATACCGGACCGAGACCATCTACTCCTCCCCCGCGGGCGCGGCCGGGTCGGCGGGGTCGACGGCCGCGGCGTCGGTATCGACCGTCGCGAAGAATCGGTCGAGCAGCGTCTCCTCGCCGAGTTCGCGCGGGTCGAGTTCCTCCAGCAGCTTCCCGCGGTTGACGATGCCGACTCTCGTGCACATCTCCTGGGCGGTGGCGATGAAATGCGTCGAGAGGAAGACGGTGTTGCCCGCCTCGGCGTACGTCGTGAAGAACTGCTTTGCGCGCTCCTGGATGATGGGGTCGAGGTTCGTCAGCGGCTCGTCGATGAAGACGACCTCGGGTTCGTGGAGAAACGCCTGCGTGATGAGCGTCTTCTGGCGTTCCCCCTGTGAGAGGTCCGTACACAGCGTGTCGAGCTTCGACTCGAAGGCGAGGCGGTCGGCCCACCGGTCGACGCGGTCGTCGATGGAATCGAGCCCGCGGGCCTCGGCGACGAAGTCGAAGTACTCCCGCACGGTGAGAAAGGAGGGCGGTTTCCCGTTCTCGGGGAGGATGCCGACGCGCTCGCGGGCGCGCACCGGCTCGGCGACGGGGTCGACCCCGGCGACCTCGGCCGTCCCCGAGTCGGGCGTGAGCTGGCCCGTCAGGATGTTGATCGTCGTGGATTTGCCCGCGCCGTTGGGGCCGAGAAAGCCGTACAGCTCGCCCGCCGGCACGTCGAGGTCGAGCGAATCGAGCGCCGTCACCTCGCCGTACTGTTTCGTCAGTCCCGCAGTCCCGATTGCCCGGTCAGCCATTGCCGAAGGTACGGGCCGAACGCATCTAAAACCGGTCGGGCGCTCTCACCCGGAGAGACGACCGGCGCGAGACGCGACTACCGGCTCGCCTCGACGAACTGCGAGAGAACGGTGTCCTCGGCGTTGCGGAGCCGATACTGGAGGGTGGAGCGTGGCACGTCGAGTTCGTCGCTGAGTTCGCCGACGGTCGTCTCGCGGGGCCGCTCGTAGTAGCCGGCGTCGGCCGCGGCCTCGAGCACGCCGCGCGCATCGGGCGAGAGGTCGGCTTCGGCCCGCGAAATCGGGTCCCAGCGGCCGGCCTCGGTGAGGTGTGAGACTTCGAGCGAGAGCCCGTCGCGGAGTTCGGCCTCGATGGCGTCGTACAGTTCGCCGACGGGCTGGTCCTCGGGGTAGAGCACCTTCCAGCGGTACTCTCCCCCGGAGCGGCTGGCCTCGAAGATGGCTCCCTCGCCGACGTGGTCGGTGACGATGTACGGGACGGAGTGACAGTCCTGAATCTCGCGGCGGTAGGTGTAGACGGTCAGACTCGTCGCCTCGCGGTCGAGGACGTGGTACTCCCGATACGTGTCACAGGCGTGGTCGTCGAGACACTCGTTACAGCGGTCGTGGTCGATGAAGATTTCCTCGGCCGCGCTGATGGCCGTCGCCGGTCCTCTGAGGTGGTCGACCCGCCACATCGCGTCGGTGGTCGTCGTACACTCTGAGGTGCGGGCGGTCAGTCCCGGATGGTCGTGGAACACGTCCATCAGCGAATCGGCTCCCGGCTCGTAGTGGACGACGAACTCGAACTCGCGCATACGCGAGGGGACGGGTTCGACTGATAAGACCGTTGGCATCTGCCAACTTTCGCTCAGGTACCTTCGACGAGTCGCTCCAACTGCTCGGGAGGCACGGCACCGCGTGCGCCGTAGCCGTCGTACGCGAACGTCGGGACGCCGGTGACGCCCTGCTGGCTGGCTTCCTCGAACATCCCGCGAACGCGCTCGCGGAGGTCGTCGTCGTCGACGGCCTCGCGCACGAGGTCGGGGTCGACGCCCGCTTCCTCGGCAACGTCGACGAGCACGTCCGCGTCGCCGATGTCGCGGCCCTCGGTCCACAGCGCCTCGAAGATACCCCAGTCGAAGGTGAGCCACGTCTCGTAGTCGTACTCGTCGTGGACGCGGACGGCGGCCATCTGTGCGGGCAGCGAGTCCACGTCACGCGACAGTTCGAGGTCCATCTCCACGTCGTACTCCTCCTGCAGGCGGCGGACGTTCTCTTTCGCCTGCTCGAAGTACTCCTCGTCTTTGCCGTCGTCGACGGAGTGGTCGATGCTCCCGTCGGGGTTGCGCTTCTGTGAGCGCAAGTCGAACGGGTGCCAGTCGATTTCCAGCGGCTCCTCGCGCGTCTCCTGATACTGGTCGAGCGAGTGGCGACCCAGATAACAGAAGGGACAGACGTAATCGGAGAAGACGGTAATCTGCTCGCGGCTTGCTGTGTCGCTCATACGCGAGGGAGGGTGTCAAGCGGGAAAATCACGTCGCCATCGGAAGTCGACTGGGCTGTCGCTGAAACCCAGTTACTGTGTCGCGGTCGCTGACTCGAAGAAGTCGTCTGGGACCTCCTCGTACCCTCTGCCAGCGATGGAAATTCGTGATTCTTCAATCGTGACGACTGCGACTGCAACGTCGTCGTCAGTGGAAACAAAATCTCGTGTACTCGTCGTAGCACTGTTTTCACCCACCTTTGCACCGAGGTGGTAATCGTTGGGAGTTTCTGCCGCTGCTCCTTCAACTGATTTACGTGACTGAGAGGGCACGTCAACACTCATTGAGTATGGTATCGGTGTTCCAGTGTCAGTGACACCAAGCTGACAACGATGGGAAGACTTGGTGTTATTGACAATGGAAAAACCAGCGAATACGACCCAATATTCACGTCGTTGAGACGAGAGACAGCCAGCGAGCGAACCAGCAGCAGCCGCACACGCACCTGTGAGTACGGTTCGCCTATTTTTCACATTCTTATAAGTGAGTCTAACCCACATACAGCTTTCGCCTGTCGTGTTCGCGAGACAGCGTAACAGTGTAGTTACGAACGGTTCTCGTGTCTGGAAGGCGGCAGGGCTATCTCAGGCCTCGATACCGATGTCGGTCTCGGTGTGTTCGGCCAGAAAGTCGAGCACGTCACTCGCGCCTTGGAACCCCTCAGCCTCGCGCGCCACGAGTTCGCCGTCACGGAACAGGAGGAGGGTCGGCACCGACCGGATATCGAAGCGGTCGACCAGCCCGATATCGTCGCCCGGATTCACCATGCCAACGGCGATATCGCTGGCGCGGGCGACGTTACCGAGGACAGGCTCCATCGCCTGACACAGCGCACACCCCTTGGTGTAGGCTTCGACGAGCGCGAGGTCGTGGGATGCGAGGAAGGCGTCAAGCGCCTGCTCGTCGGCGAGTCGTTCCGGCTTGGCGGCGTCGTTCATACGCTTCGTAGGCCGCGGCGGCTCAAGTATCGCTCGCCGGGAGCCGAACGGCATTTGCCCGCCGACGCGCTTGCGGGGGTATGGAGACGGACGCGCTCGGCGCGCCGGCGAAGATGGCCGACCGGCGCGAGGAGCTAACGCCGATGTTGTCGCAGTATCTGGACCTGTGCGAGCAGTACCCCGACTCGCTCGTCTTATTTCAGGTGGGCGATTTCTACGAGACGTTCTGTGAGGCCGCCGAGTTGACGGCGCGCCTGCTGGAGATTACGCTGACGAAGCGCGAGGACTCGACCGGCCGGTATCCGATGGCCGGCATCCCCATCGACAACGCCGAAAGCTACATCGAGACCTTGCTCGATGCGGGCTACCGGGTCGCGGTCGCCGACCAGGTGCAGGAGCCGTCGGAGACGACCGGCATCGTCGACCGGGCCGTGACGCGCATCGTCACGCCGGGGACGCTCACGGAGGACGCCTTCCTCGACGAGTCGAACACCTTCGTCGCCGGGCTCGCCGACGGAACGGGCGAGACGACCACGGACGAGCGCGGGCTGGCCGTGCTCGACGTGTCGACGGGAGATTTCTACGCGACCGGCGGCGACGCGCGGTCGGTGCGTGACGAAATCGACCGCTTTGCCCCGGAGGAGGCGGTCATCGCGCCGGGGCTCGACGCCGACGCCTTCGACGGGGAGACGATGGTGTCGCCGTTCCGGCCCGACGCCTTCGACCTTGACGGGGCGCGCGACCGGGTGGCCGCCTACTTCGGTGACCCCGACACCGTGCTCGCGACCGACGCCGAGATTCGGGCCTGTGGCGCGCTGCTCGCGTACGCGGAACACACCCGCGCGGGCGAGGCCGACCGGCTGGGGTATCTGAACCGGCTGACCCGGTACGACCCGCGTGAACACCTGCTGCTCGATGCGGTCGCGCTCCGGTCGCTCGAACTGTTCGAGCGCCGCGGCGTCGGCGGCCAGACAGACGCGACGCTGTTCGATACCGTCGACGAGACGGCGAGCGCGCTGGGGGCGCGTGAACTCACCGACCGGCTCCGGCGACCGCTGCTCGACACCGACGAGATTGCCGCCCGCCACGACGCCGTGGGGGAACTCCGAGGTGACGTGCGCACCCGCGAGCGACTCCACGACGAACTCCGGGACGTGTACGACATCGAGCGGCTGGTCTCGCGCGTCTCGCGCGGGCGGGCGAACGCCCGCGACCTCCGGTCGCTCAAGTCGACGCTCGACGTGGTGCCGGCGATTCGCGAGGCGCTGGCCGAAAGCGAGAGTGCCAGACTAACCGCCCTGCGCGACCGGCTCGACCCCTGTGGCGACGTGCGCGAGGAGATCGACGCCGCGCTCGTGGACGAGCCGCCAATCGAACTCACCGAAGGCGGGCTCATCGCCGAGGGGTACGACTCCGACCTCGATTCGCTGCGCGCGACCGAACGCGAGGGGAAGGCGTGGATCGACGAACTGGAGGCCGACGAGCGCGAACGCACGGGTATCGACTCGCTGAAGGTCGGCTACAATCAGGTCCACGGCTACTACATCGAGGTGACGAATCCGAACCTGGACGCGGTGCCCGACGACTACCAGCGCCGTCAGACGCTGAAGAACGCAGAGCGGTTCGTCACGCCGGAACTGAAAGAACGGGAGTCGGAAATCGTCACCGCAGAACAGCGGGCGGACGAACTGGAGTACGACCTCTTTACCGACCTGCGAGACTCGATTGCGGCCGAAACCGAGCGCATCCAGTCGGTCGCCGATGCACTCGCCGCCGTTGATGCGCTCCAGTCGTTCGCGACGGTCGCCGCAGAGCGCGACTACTGCCGGCCGGAGTTGGGCGGTGACGAGCTGGAAATCGGGGCGGGCCGCCACCCGGTCGTGGAGCGAACCCAGCAGTCGTTCGTCCCGAATCCGACGAGCCTCTCGCGGGGCGACATCGTCGTCATCACCGGGCCGAACATGGCCGGCAAGTCGACGTACATGCGACAGGTGGCGCTCGCGGTCGTGTTGGCGCAGGCGGGCGGATTCGTGCCGGCGGCGTCGGCCCAGCTTCCGGTCGTGGACCGGCTGTTCACCCGGGTCGGCGCGAGCGACGACATCGCCGGCGGCCGCTCCACGTTCATGGTCGAGATGACCGAACTCGCGACGATTCTCGACGCCGCGACCGAGCAGTCGCTCGTCCTCCTCGACGAGGTGGGTCGTGGGACCTCGACGGCCGACGGGCTGGCGCTCGCACAGGCCGTGGTCGAGCAGCTCCACGACGTGGTCGGGGCCACCACGCTGTTCGCGACCCACCACCACGCCCTGACGGAGACGGCCGAGCGACTCCCCCAGGC
This portion of the Halosegnis longus genome encodes:
- the thiD gene encoding bifunctional hydroxymethylpyrimidine kinase/phosphomethylpyrimidine kinase encodes the protein MSDEPRATAPSETPVALTIAGSDSGGGAGIQADTKTIEATGAFATSVLTAVTAQNTQGVEGSHLVPNDDIAAQYDAVTEDFDVRAAKTGMLATAETVEQVARFVREAPFPVVVDPVMVATSGDRLLSADAEESYESLVAAATLVTPNTDEAAVLTGLDPDGPDEQVEVGERLLNMGAGAALVKGGHGTDETVHDVLVTPDGSEIFSHPRVDTDATHGSGCTLSAAIAARLAQGEGLVSAVEASVTFMERAIRYHHDVGHGPGTVNHLVALDNEAAREPTREHVADLEHRLEDVETTGIAAATPYAENSRDIVEAGGESFGTSDVAATLLAVREPLPAARFAVRVPTATATNLGDAAVPTTDHPEQGDFDRPVVAVLDGEDALFVGIERDGLVKAIRAATDA
- a CDS encoding aminotransferase class V-fold PLP-dependent enzyme, whose protein sequence is MGVHSAPLDVSARREEFPILDREFDGTPLVYLDNAATSQTPERVVESITDYYYEYNANVHRGIHNLSQEASIAYEEAHDTVADFIGAAGREEIVFTKNTTEAMNLVAYAWGLNELGPGDEVVLTEMEHHASLVTWQQIAKKTGAECRYIPITDDGNLDMDAARELITDDTKMVSVVHASNTLGTVNPVSTLADIAHDHDSYIFVDGAQSAPHMAVDVQELDCDFFAFSAHKMCGPTGIGALYGKEEILDAMEPYLYGGDMILKVTFEDTDFNELPWKFEAGTPSISEGIAFAEAVEYVQDVGIDRIHDHSTDLAAYAYEQLSEYDDVEIYGPGPDERSPLVAFNIDGVHAHDLASIVNDYGVAIRAGDHCTQPLHDVLGASASARASFYLYNTREEVDALVEAVDEARQIFA
- a CDS encoding ketopantoate reductase family protein — encoded protein: MHVVVVGAGSLGSLLGGLLAREHRVTLVGRDPHVSAIHDHGLRVTGVVDTTVHPDAETTAPARCDLALVTTKAFDTASAAATLADTDTGCVLSLQNGLGNESLLRDRLDCPVLAGTCTYGARRSDPGVVAYTGEGTITVGDPDGGPSAWADRVADAFDAAGLDATASDEMPRLLWRKLAVNVGINATTALARTENGALVDGPAGPVAAAAARETATVARSEGIDLADETATDAVDRVARNTRANRSSMLQDIDAQRRTEVDAIVGPVADHAEPTPVASTLAGLLRAWETERGLR
- a CDS encoding ABC transporter ATP-binding protein; this encodes MADRAIGTAGLTKQYGEVTALDSLDLDVPAGELYGFLGPNGAGKSTTINILTGQLTPDSGTAEVAGVDPVAEPVRARERVGILPENGKPPSFLTVREYFDFVAEARGLDSIDDRVDRWADRLAFESKLDTLCTDLSQGERQKTLITQAFLHEPEVVFIDEPLTNLDPIIQERAKQFFTTYAEAGNTVFLSTHFIATAQEMCTRVGIVNRGKLLEELDPRELGEETLLDRFFATVDTDAAAVDPADPAAPAGEE
- a CDS encoding LVIVD repeat-containing protein produces the protein MTRPSMTRRTVLSALGVAAAAGVTGVGAATATRQQALEPTHTVEVPGTQEVTVADDEVHAFVAAGDGLVVVDTDAGEVVARRRELLADRENGPVSSYADCVYDDGMLALVGRINGPADALNGIVVFDVSDPTNPTQQRFIATNHGIHNAAMSGTTVYATAAGIAPDSPIIAYDATNGDELGRWSVLDAGDGWSDVWQYYRISHDIYADGDTLYTSQWDAGTWRIDASDPASMTAEAKIGGLSQSELAERETGNTTQYIEMPANHHVAAPHPERPLVAVGHEAFDSPETETSGAPAGITVWDISDMENPRQVQSLAPPVLEDNRRSTAHNIRWRGDRLYTSFYYGGAKVYDLSDVTDPQVVGEYQQPNEAQFWAAVPNEGGFVASSMGGQTSDGESFPAQLYVFPEPSGEETAPAEIGAWPGQSNATVNQVSTPTPTPTPTPTPTPEPTATPTATETATATESATETSGSQPGFGVLAALAGGVVGASRLLRGEESE
- a CDS encoding DUF7562 family protein is translated as MWGRRDRSTQVTCIACGETVARSDAREYDKHGDRYDRREKEFEFLCKSCYRDTDHQPRGDLEAMLEESGAGECDRAEFLARYTDLATESRQESER
- a CDS encoding iron-sulfur cluster assembly scaffold protein; translation: MGTGSDMYRQQILDHYKNPRNYGEVDDATFEHVGENPMCGDTIKLFVNLEDDDETIAGVSFIGDGCAISQASASLLSTELQGMTLDAVREMDRDDIVEMLGVEISPMRIKCAVLAEKVVQDGAAIYVGDKELDETTTET